The Paenibacillus polymyxa M1 DNA segment AATAAGCGACCGGAAGAAAGCAGAGTCTCTAAACATCGTTTGCAGCACTTTAAGGTTATCTTCATTGTTTTGATAGTAGCTTTGCAAACCAGTTCCTGCCGCATACCAAGCGGGTAGCAAGTAACGACTTTGTGTCCACGCAAAAACCCACGGAATGGCGCGCAAGTCCTCAAAACGTTCGCTATTCTTACGCTTGGACGGGCGAGATCCAATATTCAGCTCGCCTACCTCAGGCAACGGTGTAGATTCTTTGAAGAAACTGAAGAAATCCGGGTCTCGGAAAATCAAATCTTGATACTTCTCCAGTGATACCTCGGAAATGCGGGCAATAATCTCCTCCCAGCTTTCCTCGAACACTTCTTTCTTTCCCGAGCGATGATAGGCAGCAGCCGTAATTAACGCCGATGTCGCCTGCTCCAAGCTCCGATATGCAATCCCCTTGAGCGAATAGCGGGATGATAGCACTTCGCCTTGCTCCGTAATCTTAATTCCTCCACCAATGGTATGAGGAGGCTGAGCCAGAATACTGCGGTTAAGTGGCATTCCTCCACGCCCCAGCGCTCCTCCACGTCCGTGGAAAAACTTCACTTTTGCGCCATACTCGTTTACTACTTCCGTAATGCTATTCATAGCGACTCGAAGTTCCCAGTTCGCTGTAACCACACCGCCATCCTTATTACTATCCGAGTAGCCAAGCATGATCTCCTGAAGCTCATCCATGGCGGCTACAGATTGTCGATATACAGGCAGGTTCATCAATCTTCTCATAATATCAGGTGCAGCGTGCAAATCATCTATCGTTTCGAACAAAGGAACGGATTGCAGCGTACAGATGACAGTGCCATCCTTCTCGATGCGGAACAGGCCCACCTCTTTGGCTAATACCATGACCTCAAGCAAATCACTGGCTCCTTGGGTCATACTGATCAAGTAGCTTGTAATGGATTGCTTGCCAAATTCCTCCTGAGCCAAATAAATCGTACGATATACATCAAGACATTCCTGTGTGCTATCGCTATATTTTAGATACGGCGAAGTAATCGGACGCGGTTCATTCAGCAGCTGTTCCAGCAGATCTATTTTTTCTTCCTCTGACAGCTTACTGTAATCTGACACAATTTTCATTTTAGAAAGAATTTCAGTCATCGCATTTTCATGTTCCTGACTATGCTGACGCACATCCAGCGTAGCCGTATGAAACCCGAATAGCTCTACCTGACGAATCATCTTTTGGATATACGTGTCTGCCACATAATCAGCAAAATGATGGCGCAAGCTGTTGTCAATAACATTCAGGTCTGCAATAAGTTCCTCCGCGGAGCTGTAGCGCTCCTTGGTACCCTGTTTGCTTTCATCCAAAACGTTATTCACCTTAGCAATCATATATGCCAGTTTGATGCGATAAGGCTCTTTTTCGTTATGCCATACTTCCATTTTTTTAAGTGTGATGTGGGCGCGGTCTTCTTCAATAGAAGCCAACAAATCATCAGAAACCCGCACAATGCTGGTACTGAAGCTCAAGTAACCCATGAGTTCTTTCAGCGTGTGCTGATATTCTCTCAAAGCCAACTTGCGCTGCATACGTAATGTTTCCCAAGTCACATGAGATGTAACAGATGGATTCCCGTCTCGGTCTCCACCGATCCAAGAACCAAATCTCAAATAAGTTGGAATGTGCCATTTTTGCTCAGGATAATATTTGACCAAACATCGTTCCAGTTCTTGGTATACATCCGGCAATACATGAAACAAGGTCTCATGAAAATAATACATTCCATTTCTTACTTCATCTAATACAGTTGGCTTTCGATCACGTAGCTCATCGGTCTGCCACAATGTAATTACTTCATTAAGCAGATTTTCCCGTACCTGTTCTCGCTCACGCAAGGTAAGCATCGGATTATCCAGCAGCATGACGTCTTCGGAAATACGTTTGTGGATATCCAGGATTACTCGTCGTGTTGCTTCTGTAGGATGTGCAGTCATGACCAGCTCCAAAGAGAGTTCATTCAGCATGTTGCTAACGTCCTCTGCGGAGAAGCCTCCTTGTTTAAGCTCCTGAACGGAACTTTCGATAGAACCGGGTTGAACCTCTTCACCAGCGGAATGCTCATAATCCCGCTTACGACGAATACGATGGTTCTGCTCAGCGATATTCACCAACTGAAAGTAAATCGCAAACGCGCGAATAACCTGGTGACGAATATCCGTATCCAGTCCACTGACCATTTGTTTGAAATTCTCGTATAACTCCGGCTGATACCCGGCACGTAACGATTTACTTGCCTCACGTATTTTCTCCACGATATCCAAAAGTTCGTTGCCACCCTGATGAACCAAAACCTCACCAAGAATATTTCCTAGAAAACGAACGTCCCGCCGTAGCAGATTGTTGGATTGGTTTTTGTTAGCGGTTAACGTAAGCTCAGTCATGCTTTTCCCCCCATCTGATCTGTTCCACACCTATTCAGTTGTAGCAAAGGTACGTATACACACGAAATTTGACACTTTCTTAACATCATACAATAAAAACGTATGAAAAGCTGCAAAATTTACAGGAAAAAATCATGCTTTTGAAATACTTTTTTGGAGAATATATTGGTTATATATACATAATAATGAAATTTAAAAATTAAATCTGATTTTATAGCTATTGATGTGCGAAACTTTATGCACAGTCTCTTTTAAAAGGTGCGTTTTCAAAGGTACAAATTCTTGTGTCATGATGTGTATATGTTTATTATTTGTTGACAAAGTGAAATTCATTGCGCTCTATCCACAAAGATATACACAAAAAAGCCATAATCTCAGTATTCTAAATCTGTTTACTCATTAATCTCTACGTGTTACCCACATAAATAAAGAAGAGTGTGCACAACAAAAGGAGCAGATGTAGAGTTATCACCATGAATTTCGCAACATAATAATTATAGGATTCCTATTTTCAATGGATTTGATCACGAATTTAGCCTTACTACAGGAAAAAGGGGGCCGTAAGAGGGGAAATCCGGGTCTAGGTGATAAAAGCCTATGTAGGATATGCACAAGTCATCCCCAACCGTGCATGACAAGAGGCATCATTTAATGCTCTATATACATAGAAGTTAATGTATTGTGGACAAAATAAAAAGAAGCCTTTCGGCTTCTAGGTAATCGGTAAGCGGGTGATGGGAATCGAACCCACGCTATCAGCTTGGAAGGCTGAAGTTCTACCATTGAACTACACCCGCAAATCAGTATCGGGATGACACGATTTGAACATGCGACCCCCTGGTCCCAAACCAGGTGCTCTACCAAGCTGAGCTACATCCCGATATTATATTATTTTAAAAAGATGGCGCGCCCTGAGAGATTCGAACTCCCGGCCTTTTGATTCGTAGTCAAACGCTCTATCCAGCTGAGCTAAGGGCGCAAATATGGAGCGGACGACGGGAATCGAACCCGCGACCCTCGCCTTGGCAAGGCGATGCTCTACCGCTGAGCCACGTCCGCAAAAACAGGATGCGCGTGGAGGGACTTGAACCCCCACGTCAAAGACGCTAGATCCTAAGTCTAGTGCGTCTGCCAATTCCGCCACACGCGCATGTAATACAATGGTGAGCCATGAAGGACTCGAACCTTCGACACCCTGATTAAAAGTCAGGTGCTCTACCAACTGAGCTAATGGCTCTTAATGGCTGGGGATATAGGATTTGAACCTATGCATGACGGAGTCAAAGTCCGTTGCCTTACCGCTTGGCTAATCCCCAATATGCATATGATTCACAATTCCCCTATATTTCATCCATGTAAGAGAATAAAATATGGTGGAGGCTGAGGGGATCGAACCCCCGACCCTCTGCTTGTAAGGCAGATGCTCTCCCAGCTGAGCTAAGCCTCCATACTATCCTATGACCCGTAGGGGATTCGAACCCCTGTTACCTCCGTGAAAGGGAGGTGTCTTAACCCCTTGACCAACGGGCCATCCTGTAACAAGCTCTCAACCGGGATCGAACCGGTGACCTCATCCTTACCATGGATGCACTCTACCTACTGAGCTATGAGAGCAAATGGCTCCCCGAACAGGACTCGAACCTGTGACAACTCGATTAACAGTCGAGTGCTCTACCAACTGAGCTATCAGGGAATAATAATTATAAAACTCGCTTGGCGGCGTCCTACTCTCCCAGGACCCTGCGGTCCAAGTACCATCGGCGCTGGAGGGCTTAACGGTCGTGTTCGGGATGGGTACGTGTGGAACCCCTCCGCTATCGCCACCAAACATGAATTTGCCTCGCAAATTCTAACTTCAAGGTTACACCCTGAAAACTGGATCCGAAACTTCCTTGCGCTTTATCTTAGGATAAGCCCTCGACCGATTAGTATTGGTCAGCTCCATGCATTACTGCACTTCCACCCCCAACCTATCTACCTCGTCGTCTTCAAGGGGTCTTACTCATTGGGAAATCTCATCTTGAGGGGGGCTTCACGCTTAGATGCTTTCAGCGCTTATCCCTTCCGTACATAGCTACCCAGCGGTGCTCCTGGCGGAACAACTGGTACACCAGCGGTACGTCCATCCCGGTCCTCTCGTACTAAGGACAGCTCCTCTCAAATTTCCTACGCCCACGACAGATAGGGACCGAACTGTCTCACGACGTTCTGAACCCAGCTCGCGTACCGCTTTAATGGGCGAACAGCCCAACCCTTGGGACCTACTTCAGCCCCAGGATGCGATGAGCCGACATCGAGGTGCCAAACCTCCCCGTCGATGTGGACTCTTGGGGGAGATAAGCCTGTTATCCCCAGGGTAGCTTTTATCCGTTGAGCGATGGCCCTTCCATGCGGTACCACCGGATCACTAAGCCCGACTTTCGTCCCTGCTCGACTTGTAGGTCTCGCAGTCAAGCTCCCTTCTGCCTTTGCACTCTTCGAATGATTTCCAACCATTCTGAGGGAACCTTGGGGCGCCTCCGTTACTCTTTAGGAGGCGACCGCCCCAGTCAAACTGCCCACCTGACACTGTCCTCGTACCGGATCACGGTACCAAGTTAGAACCTAGATACGATCAGGGTGGTATCCCAAGGATGCCTCCTCTCAAGCTGGCGCTCAAGATTCAACGGCTCCCACCTATCCTGTACAGATCGTACCCAAATTCAATATCAAGCTGCAGTAAAGCTCCATGGGGTCTTTCCGTCTTGTCGCGGGTAACCTGCATCTTCACAGGTATTAAAATTTCACCGGATCTCTCGTTGAGACAGCGCCCAAGTCGTTACGCCATTCGTGCGGGTCAGAATTTACCTGACAAGGAATTTCGCTACCTTAGGACCGTTATAGTTACGGCCGCCGTTTACTGGGGCTTCGGTTCATAGCTTCGCCCGAAGGCTTACCACTCCCCTTAACCTTCCAGCACCGGGCAGGCGTCAGCCCGTATACTTCGCCTTGCGGCTTCGCACAGACCTGTGTTTTTGCTAAACAGTCGCTTGGGCCTTTTCACTGCGGCCCCCTCGGGCTATTCACCCTACCGAGGCACCCCTTCTCCCGAAGTTACGGGGTCATTTTGCCGAGTTCCTTAACGAGAGTTCTTCCGCGCGCCTTAGAATTCTCTTCTCGCCTACCTGTGTCGGTTTGCGGTACGGGCACCTTCTCCTGGCTAGAGGCTTTTCTTGGCAGTCTGAGATCATGACCTTCGCTACTATAATTTTCGCTCCCCATCACAGCCCAGCCTTACGATGTGCGGATTTGCCTACACATCAGCCTCACTGCTTAGACGGACATCCATCAGTCCGCGTCACTACCCTACTGCGTCACCCCATCGCTCATCACGGATTACGGTGGTACAGGAATTTCTACCTGTTGTCCTTCGACTACGCCTATCGGCCTCGCCTTAGGTCCCGACTTACCCTGAGCGGACGAACCTTCCTCAGGAACCCTTAGGCTTTCGGCGGATCTGATTCTCACAGATCTTTTCGTTACTCATACCGGCATTCTCACTTGAATGCAGTCCAGCGCTCCTTCCGGTACACCTTCAACCCGCATTCAACGCTCCCCTACCCCTGATGCAAAAGCATCAAGCCATAGCTTCGGTGGTGTGTTTAGCCCCGTTACATTTTCGGCGCAGAGTCACTCGACCAGTGAGCTATTACGCACTCTTTCAATGGTGGCTGCTTCTAAGCCAACATCCTGGTTGTCTGTGCAACTCCACATCCTTTCCCACTTAACACACACTTGGGGACCTTAGCTGATGGTCTGGGCTGTTTCCCTTTCGACAATGGATCTTAGCACTCACTGTCTGACTCCCGGAACTAAATCCATGGCATTCGGAGTTTGACTGAGCTTGGTAACCCTTGCGGGCCCCGCACCCAATCAGTGCTCTACCTCCACGATTCTTTTTTCCGAGGCTAGCCCTAAAGCTATTTCGGGGAGAACCAGCTATCTCCGGGTTCGATTGGAATTTCTCCGCTACCCCCACCTCATCCCCGCATTTTTCAACATGCGTGGGTTCGGGCCTCCAGTGCGTGTTACCGCACCTTCACCCTGGACAGGGGTAGATCACCCGGTTTCGGGTCTACGTCCACGTACTCAAGTCGCCCTATTCAGACTCGCTTTCGCTGCGGCTTCAGCTCTTCACCTTAACCTTGCACGGGAACGTAACTCGCCGGTTCATTCTACAAAAGGCACGCCATCACCCATAGATCGGGCTCTGACTTCTTGTAAGCACACGGTTTCAGGATCTATTTCACTCCCCTTCCGGGGTGCTTTTCACCTTTCCCTCACGGTACTGCTTCACTATCGGTCGCCAGGGAGTATTTAGCCTTGGCAGATGGTCCTGCCGGATTCATACGGGGTTTCACGTGCCCCGCACTACTCGGGATCCGTCTCGGAGGGAACGGGTTTTGAACTACAGGGCTTTTACCTTCTCTGGCGGGCCTTTCCAGACCTCTTCATCTAACCGGTTCCTTTGTAACTCCATGTGAGACGTCCCACAACCCCAAGGAGCAAGCTCCTTGGTTTGGGCTAATCCGCGTTCGCTCGCCGCTACTGACGGAATCACTATTGTTTTCTCTTCCTCAGGGTACTTAGATGTTTCAGTTCCCCTGGTCTGCCTCTCACTCACCTATGAATTCAGTGAGTAGTGACTGTCGATGAAGACAGCCGGGTTTCCCCATTCGGACATCCCCGGATCAAAGCTTGCTTACAGCTCCCCGAGGCCTTATCGTTGTTCGCCACGTCCTTCGTCGGCTCCTGGCGCCTAGGCATCCTCCGTGTGCTCTTTGTAGCTTAACCTAGTATCTACAATGTAAATACGATTTGCTACCTTTATTTCACTTGTTTACACAAGATCAGCTTAAAGGAATATTCTAAAACGCAATTTCGTTTCGGTATCCAGTTTTCAAGGTGCAATAATAAATCTTTTGGTGGAGCCAAGCGGGATCGAACCGCTGACCTCCTGCGTGCAAGGCAGGCGCTCTCCCAGCTGAGCTATGGCCCCAAAAGAAAATATAAAATTTATGGTGGGCCCTAGTGGACTCGAACCACCGACCTCACCCTTATCAGGGGTGCGCTCTAACCAGCTGAGCTAAGGGCCCATAATAAACCACCAAAAAAATTCTTCTTTAGTGGTTGCGCTTGGCGGCGTCCTACTCTCCCAGGACCCTGCGGTCCAAGTACCATCGGCGCTGGAGGGCTTAACGGTCGTGTTCGGGATGGGTACGTGTGGAACCCCTCCGCTATCGCCACCAAACGCTTGAGAGTTTGAGCTCTCAAAACTGAGCAACGAGTGAGTAAGTTTGAAGCTTACGCTTCATATTTGAATGTTTCCATCGCAGGAAACGATTCTCCATAGAAAGGAGGTGATCCAGCCGCACCTTCCGATACGGCTACCTTGTTACGACTTCACCCCAATCATCTACCCCACCTTCGGCGGCTGGCTCCTTGCGGTTACCTCACCGACTTCGGGTGTTGTAAACTCTCGTGGTGTGACGGGCGGTGTGTACAAGACCCGGGAACGTATTCACCGCGGCATGCTGATCCGCGATTACTAGCAATTCCGACTTCATGTAGGCGAGTTGCAGCCTACAATCCGAACTGAGACCGGCTTTTCTAGGATTGGCTCCACCTCGCGGCTTCGCTTCCCGTTGTACCGGCCATTGTAGTACGTGTGTAGCCCAGGTCATAAGGGGCATGATGATTTGACGTCATCCCCACCTTCCTCCGGTTTGTCACCGGCAGTCTGCTTAGAGTGCCCAGCTTGACCTGCTGGCAACTAAGCATAAGGGTTGCGCTCGTTGCGGGACTTAACCCAACATCTCACGACACGAGCTGACGACAACCATGCACCACCTGTCTCCTCTGTCCCGAAGGAAAGGCCTATCTCTAGACCGGTCAGAGGGATGTCAAGACCTGGTAAGGTTCTTCGCGTTGCTTCGAATTAAACCACATACTCCACTGCTTGTGCGGGTCCCCGTCAATTCCTTTGAGTTTCAGTCTTGCGACCGTACTCCCCAGGCGGAATGCTTAATGTGTTAACTTCGGCACCAAGGGTATCGAAACCCCTAACACCTAGCATTCATCGTTTACGGCGTGGACTACCAGGGTATCTAATCCTGTTTGCTCCCCACGCTTTCGCGCCTCAGCGTCAGTTACAGCCCAGAGAGTCGCCTTCGCCACTGGTGTTCCTCCACATCTCTACGCATTTCACCGCTACACGTGGAATTCCACTCTCCTCTTCTGCACTCAAGCTCTCCAGTTTCCAGTGCGACCCGAAGTTGAGCCTCGGGATTAAACACCAGACTTAAAGAGCCGCCTGCGCGCGCTTTACGCCCAATAATTCCGGACAACGCTTGCCCCCTACGTATTACCGCGGCTGCTGGCACGTAGTTAGCCGGGGCTTTCTTCTCAGGTACCGTCACTCTTGTAGCAGTTACTCTACAAGACGTTCTTCCCTGGCAACAGAGCTTTACGATCCGAAAACCTTCATCACTCACGCGGCGTTGCTCCGTCAGGCTTTCGCCCATTGCGGAAGATTCCCTACTGCTGCCTCCCGTAGGAGTCTGGGCCGTGTCTCAGTCCCAGTGTGGCCGATCACCCTCTCAGGTCGGCTACGCATCGTCGCCTTGGTAGGCCTTTACCCCACCAACTAGCTAATGCGCCGCAGGCCCATCCACAAGTGACAGATTGCTCCGTCTTTCCTCCTTCTCCCATGCAGGAAAAGGATGTATCGGGTATTAGCTACCGTTTCCGGTAGTTATCCCTGTCTTGTGGGCAGGTTGCCTACGTGTTACTCACCCGTCCGCCGCTAGATTATTTAGAAGCAAGCTTCTAAATAATCCCGCTCGACTTGCATGTATTAGGCACGCCGCCAGCGTTCGTCCTGAGCCAGGATCAAACTCTCCATTAAAGACCAACCGAAGTTAGTTATAGAAAGAGCGATTAGCTCATGTTGAAACTGACGAGATAAAATATCTCTTGTTTGATTTTGCGAACAAAATCAATTTACTCACTCGTTGTTCAGTTTTCAAAGATCAAACCTTCATTATATCTCACTTTGTTTCACCACCGCATCTCAGCGGCGACTTTTATAATATATCATCTCTTTTTGAATTTTGCAAGAGTTTTTTTAATTCTTTTTTCGAGCAAATCCTTCAAAAAGGAACGAAAATTAATTTAACATGAATATTAAATAGA contains these protein-coding regions:
- the ppc gene encoding phosphoenolpyruvate carboxylase codes for the protein MTELTLTANKNQSNNLLRRDVRFLGNILGEVLVHQGGNELLDIVEKIREASKSLRAGYQPELYENFKQMVSGLDTDIRHQVIRAFAIYFQLVNIAEQNHRIRRKRDYEHSAGEEVQPGSIESSVQELKQGGFSAEDVSNMLNELSLELVMTAHPTEATRRVILDIHKRISEDVMLLDNPMLTLREREQVRENLLNEVITLWQTDELRDRKPTVLDEVRNGMYYFHETLFHVLPDVYQELERCLVKYYPEQKWHIPTYLRFGSWIGGDRDGNPSVTSHVTWETLRMQRKLALREYQHTLKELMGYLSFSTSIVRVSDDLLASIEEDRAHITLKKMEVWHNEKEPYRIKLAYMIAKVNNVLDESKQGTKERYSSAEELIADLNVIDNSLRHHFADYVADTYIQKMIRQVELFGFHTATLDVRQHSQEHENAMTEILSKMKIVSDYSKLSEEEKIDLLEQLLNEPRPITSPYLKYSDSTQECLDVYRTIYLAQEEFGKQSITSYLISMTQGASDLLEVMVLAKEVGLFRIEKDGTVICTLQSVPLFETIDDLHAAPDIMRRLMNLPVYRQSVAAMDELQEIMLGYSDSNKDGGVVTANWELRVAMNSITEVVNEYGAKVKFFHGRGGALGRGGMPLNRSILAQPPHTIGGGIKITEQGEVLSSRYSLKGIAYRSLEQATSALITAAAYHRSGKKEVFEESWEEIIARISEVSLEKYQDLIFRDPDFFSFFKESTPLPEVGELNIGSRPSKRKNSERFEDLRAIPWVFAWTQSRYLLPAWYAAGTGLQSYYQNNEDNLKVLQTMFRDSAFFRSLIDTLQMAIAKADLLIAEEYAGMSDNEEARQRIFGQISAEFKLTSELILKITGQSEILDDVPVIQESIRLRNPYVDPLSYLQVQLLSELRELRNQNGDDAEMLREVLLTINGIAAGLRNTG